A window of the Planococcus citri chromosome 4, ihPlaCitr1.1, whole genome shotgun sequence genome harbors these coding sequences:
- the LOC135845213 gene encoding uncharacterized protein LOC135845213, protein MHNFSEPYANEAEIEELFKKDEDLCVVCGCVSANEFFSFPNDVDTRQQWATFCEIPLDKIKPHFRLCDRHFKPDDYRISMKRSIHPSSIPTLQPKLKHGFGPSTTNNSSQSSLNGISISNSMLNENTSNNATHRPVVQVVPAEIDSNIAEDTRDRGLAIYSSEKSKDSSSISKALPTHHYEKVAFGETTVNDVEGTHHHQSLTTSLLEKLNDDSCNTNTQLFEPQQLHSEKVALVESVEKIADEDGYSTDSSMPPLEISSDDVDSLEDPLDQFSEKGPLAELIDNIIEDHHYAKSFMLPLEISSDDLHNPEEQLENIFDQVALVETAQGIAEDARNTNFSMNAAPGQYSEGEVYVEHDDEDNQFPNFAVLSPQKSNDDSRYNIESQSQQCSEKVSIDLPSKYLRNCFPDPTKTTNDGEVVSGISVSPQTNCEMLTNDTAASSNNAQLFDEAYFGRTLRVEVVRVPLTIQESNCNDELNVSQRNEQTSLSAESSKRRKNGDEGRLTCSAKKTKELPSVATTTQTSGSVPKKVVGALIRDSPPYCCNICDKTFSDKSDWTRHQREHAKPFQCPKCKKTFSKKHDLFRHQASHSEMRPYKCGFCDTRFKQNYAKLRHERYMHAEVPCFECAVCGKMFNYKHSIIAHLRIHSGQKPFHCRTCGKKFCFKGSLTRHELTHNNNNNFKCRICGKVFRYQHYKTNHERLHVESSRFECAQCGKKYSHKSSLAHHISSNCS, encoded by the exons atgcataatttcaGCGAGCCTTACGCGAATGAAGCCGAAATTGAAGAGCTTTTCAAGAAAGATGAAGACTTATGCGTTGTTTGTGGGTGTGTCTCAGCCAACGAATTTTTTAG tTTTCCAAATGATGTTGACACTCGACAGCAGTGGGCTACCTTCTGCGAGATACCTCTTGACAAAATAAAACCGCATTTTAGactttgtgacagacactttaaACCTGACGATTATCGAATCTCGATGAAACGTTCGATACATCCAAGTAGTATTCCAACATTGCAACCAAAACTGAAACATGGCTTCGGACCTTCAACTACTAATAACAGTTCACAATCTAGTCTAAATGGCATCAGCATTTCCAACTCAatgttgaatgaaaatacatCGAACAATGCGACACACAGACCTGTCGTCCAAG ttgtGCCAGCTGAAATTGACAGCAACATAGCAGAAGATACTCGCGACCGAGGACTGGCGATTTATTCTTCAGAGAAATCGAAAGACAGCTCTTCTATTTCGAAGGCACTGCCTACACACCATTATGAAAAAG TTGCCTTTGGAGAAACAACTGTAAATGATGTTGAAGGTACTCACCACCACCAAAGTTTAACTACCTCATTGTTAGAAAAGTTGAACGATGATTCTTGTAATACAAATACACAACTATTCGAGCCGCAGCAGCTGCATTCAGAAAAAG TTGCGCTCGTAGAATCGGTCGAAAAGATTGCCGACGAAGATGGTTACTCTACAGATTCGAGTATGCCTCCCCTGGAAATATCGAGCGATGACGTTGATAGTTTGGAGGACCCACTcgatcaattttctgaaaaag gTCCGCTCGCTGAACTGATTGACAATATTATTGAAGATCATCACTATGCAAAGTCGTTCATGCTTCCTCTAGAAATATCGAGCGACGATCTGCATAATCCGGAGgaacaacttgaaaatatttttgatcaag ttgCGCTCGTAGAAACTGCTCAAGGTATTGCAGAAGATGCTCGTAACACAAATTTCAGTATGAATGCAGCACCTGGACAATATTCCGAAGGAG aaGTGTATGTGGAACATGATGACGAAGAtaatcaatttccaaattttgccGTCCTCTCACCACAAAAATCCAATGACGACAGTCGTTATAACATAGAATCGCAATCTCAACAATGTTCTGAAAAGG tttcaatagATCTCCCTTCAAAGTATTTACGGAACTGTTTCCCGGATCCGACGAAAACGACCAATGACGGCGAGGTTGTCAGTGGTATTTCTGTCAGTCCTCAAACTAACTGTGAAAT gcTTACGAATGATACTGCTGCCAGTTCAAATAATGCACAATTATTCGATGAAGCATACTTTGGGCGAACACTGCGGGTGGAAGTAGTGCGAGTGCCTTTGACAATCCAGGAATCAAACTGTAATGATGAGCTAAATGTGAGTCAG CGGAATGAGCAGACCTCTCTTTCAGCTGAGAGTtcaaaacgtcgaaaaaatgGTGACGAGGGCCGGCTTACTTGCTCTGCCAAAAAGACAAAGGAACTTCCTAGCGTAGCTACCACGACACAAACCTCGGGCAGTGTTCCAAAAAAG GTAGTTGGAGCATTAATACGAGATTCGCCTCCATACTGTTGCAATATTTGTGATAAAACGTTTTCTGATAAATCTGATTGGACAAGACACCAACGAGAACATGCGAAGCCATTCCAGTGTCCGAAgtgtaaaaaaacattttctaaaaaacatgATCTCTTCAGACATCAAGCAAGTCATAGTGAAATGAGACCATACAAATGCGGTTTTTGTGACACACGATTCAAGCAAAATTACGCTAAATTAAGGCACGAACGATATATGCATGCGGAAGTTCCTTGTTTCGAGTGTGCTGTTTGCGGGAAAATGTTTAACTATAAACATTCTATCATTGCCCACCTACGAATCCATTCTGGTCAAAAACCATTCCATTGCCGAACCTGCggcaaaaagttttgttttaaaGGCAGTCTTACTAGACACGAATTGactcataataataataacaacttcaaatgccgcatatgcGGCAAGGTATTTAGATACCAACACTATAAGACAAATCATGAACGTTTACATGTGGAGAGTTCTCGTTTTGAATGTGCCCAATGTGGCAAGAAATATTCCCACAAAAGCAGTCTAGCCCATCACATATCATCCAACTGCAGttag
- the LOC135843140 gene encoding uncharacterized protein K02A2.6-like: MAVSKQDLSDLIKSQSELIKLLTEERKKTPGKNSPPAQPDLSDLSKQAVQFEPFNPKCEKFTCYLLRLENYFDMKKLTATNASTDKAKTQLLINTIGTKYTQLLINICAPVSPRDKKYDDLVELLKKQLAPQPNMFSEQHKFLSRVQKTNESIADYVSALQELALTCDWNCPQAQCGKPFTTIILRAQFIRGLVDPEIREKLLQLPDQNTHSFDNIVQTALAIELSKSDNKEVYKSQTAQNSTAASSSVNKMSEQKRSFSKNRSRTPQREHHSPRDFRAKSKPRIDFKQLGIDNLCIKCGRNNHLTKECKIPHEKLKCKTCQRTGHVDRVCITTLVKKKYGNSNSNSSTMYLHDDDDIQELHTLNDGSEKIMTSIRIDNIERKLECDTGSRRTVVSYNFFKQLNLQKPIMHDNTVLKDYTGNLFKPLGYVNVSVKYKDKEINSRLYFTERSESSVMGREWSIPLGIIKVDETDDVKFLGKSNVPDMDKIKKEFASVFSDEIGKVPNYTTSFELNENSKPIYMKARKVPHEVTSSADACINRLIKFGVLEKVDVSEWGTSSVYVEKSDGSVRLCGNYKKTINKMIKDIRYQLTTVEDIFNKLENGTYYCKLDLRDAFLHLPVDEETAKLQTIVTHRGTFRVKRLYYGSKVAPKLFQRFIDQVIRDLPGTVAYFDDLLVQGSTIEECEARLRALLQRLQEYNLHVNEKKCKFFVTEVSYLGHVINKNGLHKAPSKIEAIVKAPRPTNADEVMQFLGLVNYYQRFIKNSSHILYPLNQLRRKNAKFEWTPECEKSFNKIKQIITSDEVLTPYNRELPLYLATDASPYGISAVLSHRINGDERPIAYASRSLTKAEKNYSQLDREALAVYWGAKKFFYYIYGRPFTFIVDNKPIHHILNPDKELPSFTASRVIRYAVFLSQFNYKIEHRPASQHSNADYLSRFPLPIENTNVVDECYFIQSSKIDQVTSSSPITHSQLKEETLKDSSLSKLLKELQSGTNSEPEFSLNDGIIFKNGRIYVPEILREKILAELHDTHIGIVKMKAIARKFVWWPKIDSEIESIVKSCQNCADRNKNPKKAPLHKWEPPQENFQRIHIDYAGPFQNHFYFIIIDSKSKWLEVYIKKTAPTTQSTITYLQDFTARFGSPDELVSDNASIFTAAEFKEFLQFHGIKHRLIAPGHPATNGQAERAVQIVKSKLKKAEPTTDTQMLRNLVSSILRKYRITPLENGQTPSQLVFQKDINTRLNLLLPKNANPPSQKSNLKVKTFKLGERVQSRNYTSSSLWKYGVIVEKLGKLHYLVELDDGYIIKRHVDQLRSTEVEKFKKAVQFSSEVKHPKSNLSAQQQPNSEPDSSKKVEKVLRRSNRSRKAPERLNYNF; encoded by the coding sequence atggcTGTATCAAAACAGGACCTGTCAGATCTCATCAAAAGTCAATCCGAGCTCATCAAATTGTTAACAGAGGAGAGGAAGAAAACTCCAGGAAAAAATTCGCCTCCAGCTCAACCTGATCTGTCTGACTTGTCCAAGCAAGCTGTTCAATTCGAGCCTTTCAatccaaaatgtgaaaaattcacatgCTACCTGCTTCGTTTGGAAAACTACTTCGATATGAAGAAGCTTACTGCAACAAATGCATCTACAGACAAGGCAAAAACACAACTTCTAATCAACACCATTGGCACCAAGTACACGCAACTTTTGATCAATATTTGTGCTCCAGTAAGTCCACgagacaaaaaatatgatgacTTAGTCGAATTACTTAAAAAGCAACTCGCTCCTCAACCAAACATGTTCAGTGAGCAACACAAATTTTTATCCAGagttcaaaaaacaaatgagTCAATTGCAGACTATGTATCTGCCCTTCAAGAGTTAGCTTTAACCTGCGACTGGAATTGTCCACAAGCTCAATGCGGTAAGCCTTTTACTACAATTATTTTGAGAGCCCAATTTATTCGAGGCCTAGTTGATCcagaaattcgagaaaaattgctTCAGTTACCTGATCAAAATACACATTCTTTTGACAATATTGTCCAAACTGCTTTAGCTATTGAACTGTCAAAAAGTGACAATAAAGAAGTGTATAAAAGTCAAACTGCTCAAAACTCAACAGCAGCTTCTTCGTCTGTAAATAAAATGAGTGAACAAAAgaggtcattttcaaaaaatcgtagtCGCACACCTCAGAGAGAACATCACTCTCCGAGAGATTTTCGAGCCAAATCAAAACCCAGAATCGATTTTAAACAGTTGGGGATAGATAATTTATGCATAAAATGTGGCCGAAATAATCATCTTACCAAGGAATGTAAAATTCcacacgaaaaattgaaatgtaaaacTTGTCAAAGAACTGGCCATGTTGATAGAGTGTGTATTACAactctggtcaaaaaaaagtatggtaattcaaattcaaattcctcAACGATGTATTTACATGACGATGACGACATTCAAGAGCTCCATACCTTGAATGATGGTTCCGAGAAAATCATGACTTCGATCCGTATTGATAATATTGAACGGAAATTAGAATGTGATACTGGTAGTCGGCGAACTGTTGTgtcttataattttttcaagcagcTGAATTTGCAAAAACCTATCATGCATGATAACACAGTTCTCAAAGATTATACTGGTAACTTATTCAAACCATTAGGCTACGTCAACGTATCAGTCAAGTATAAAGATAAAGAAATCAACAGTCGTTTATATTTCACAGAAAGGTCTGAATCATCTGTGATGGGTCGCGAATGGTCTATTCCTCTCGGCATTATAAAAGTAGATGAAACTGATGATGTAAAATTTCTCGGAAAGTCAAATGTGCCAGATATGGATAAAATCAAGAAGGAATTCGCCAGTGTTTTCTCCGATGAAATAGGAAAGGTTCCAAATTATACTACCTCtttcgaattgaatgaaaattccaaGCCTATTTATATGAAAGCCAGAAAAGTTCCACATGAAGTTACCTCCTCAGCTGACGCATGTATCAATCGATTGATTAAATTTGGTGTTCTAGAAAAAGTTGATGTGTCAGAATGGGGTACTTCTTCAGTCTATGTTGAAAAATCTGATGGCTCTGTTCGATTGTGTGGAAATTATAAGAAAACGATCAATAAAATGATCAAAGATATCCGATATCAACTTACAACTGTTGAggatattttcaataaactcgAAAATGGCACTTACTATTGTAAACTTGATTTACGTGATGCGTTTTTACACCTTCCAGTAGATGAAGAGACagcaaaattgcaaacaattGTGACTCATAGAGGCACTTTTAGGGTCAAACGACTTTATTATGGCTCAAAAGTGGCTCCAAAATTATTCCAAAGGTTCATTGACCAGGTAATTCGAGACTTACCTGGAACTGTGGCCTATTTCGACGACTTATTGGTGCAAGGATCCACCATTGAAGAGTGTGAAGCTCGCCTACGTGCACTTTTGCAACGCCTTCAAGAATATAATCTACATGTCaatgaaaaaaagtgcaaatttttcgtCACTGAGGTCTCTTACTTGGGTCATGTTATCAACAAAAATGGTCTTCATAAAGCTCCGTCAAAAATTGAGGCCATTGTCAAAGCTCCGCGACCAACAAATGCTGATGAAGTTATGCAGTTCCTTGGTCTTGTCAACTACTATCaacgattcataaaaaattcatcacacaTCTTATATCCACTCAACCAACTGCGccgaaaaaatgccaaattcgaATGGACTCCTGAgtgtgaaaaatcattcaataaaataaagCAAATCATTACCAGTGACGAAGTTCTAACACCTTATAACAGGGAATTGCCATTATATCTCGCCACAGATGCCAGTCCATATGGCATATCAGCTGTCCTATCACATCGCATCAACGGAGACGAACGTCCTATCGCATACGCATCTCGCTCCCTCACAAAAGCTGAGAAAAACTACAGTCAACTTGATCGAGAAGCTCTGGCAGTGTATTGgggtgccaaaaaatttttctactacaTCTATGGTCGTCCATTCACATTCATCGTAGACAACAAACCAATACATCATATTTTAAATCCAGACAAAGAGCTACCTAGCTTCACAGCATCGCGGGTGATAAGATATGCGGTTTTCTTATCTCAGTTCAACTATAAAATCGAGCACCGCCCAGCCAGTCAGCATTCCAACGCCGATTATCTATCACGTTTTCCACTACCTATCGAAAACACCAACGTTGTTGACGAATGCTATTTTATACAGTCTTCAAAAATAGACCAGGTTACATCATCTTCTCCGATTACTCACAGCCAGCTGAAAGAAGAAACCTTAAAAGATTCTTCActgtcaaaattattgaaagagtTGCAATCTGGCACCAACTCCGAACCTGAATTCTCACTCAACgatggaattattttcaaaaatggtcgaatttaTGTTCCTGAAATACTtcgtgagaaaattttggctgaaTTACATGATACACACATCGGCATTGTTAAAATGAAAGCCATCGCTCGTAAATTCGTTTGgtggccaaaaattgattcagaaattgaatcaattgtcaaaagttgtcaaaactGTGCAGATCGAAATAAGAATCCAAAAAAAGCTCCGCTTCACAAATGGGAACCTcctcaagaaaattttcaacgaattcacATTGATTATGCCGGTccgtttcaaaatcatttttatttcatcatcatTGATTCAAAATCCAAGTGGCTCGAAGTCTACATAAAAAAGACTGCACCAACAACACAATCTACGATTACCTACCTTCAAGATTTTACTGCTCGATTTGGTTCACCTGATGAACTAGTCAGTGACAATGCCAGTATTTTCACTGCAGCCGAATTCAAAGAATTTCTTCAATTCCATGGTATTAAGCATCGTCTCATCGCGCCAGGTCATCCGGCAACGAATGGCCAAGCAGAAAGAGCTGTCCAAATTGTCAAATCCAAACTGAAAAAGGCCGAGCCTACCACTGACACACAAATGTTGCGAAATTTAGTCTCATCAATTTTACGTAAATATCGCATCACACCTCTCGAAAATGGTCAAACACCGTCTCAGctcgtttttcaaaaagatatcAACACCAGACTAAATTTGTTGCTGCCAAAAAACGCAAATCCACCTTCACAAAAATCCAACCTGAAAGTAAAAACATTCAAACTCGGAGAACGTGTCCAAAGTCGAAATTATACCTCATCCTCACTTTGGAAATATGGGGTCATCgtggaaaagttgggaaaacttCACTATCTCGTCGAATTAGATGATGGGTACATCATCAAACGTCATGTTGATCAATTGCGTTCCACAgaagtggaaaaattcaaaaaagctgtccAATTTTCTTCCGAGGTCAAACATCCAAAGTCCAATCTAAGTGCTCAACAACAGCCCAATTCCGAACCAGATTCATCCAAAAAGGTGGAAAAAGTTTTGCGGCGATCAAATCGTTCAAGGAAAGCCCCGGAAAGGCTGAATTATAACTTTTGA
- the LOC135843352 gene encoding zinc finger protein 551-like isoform X4, with product MNLLNSFSREESARRVHNIGCCHSASHQYTNHNSRQFRDDACTSGLRSELLENEAEEKDLCVVCGWVSANEFFSFPSDVGTRKQWATFCDLPLDKIKPHFHLCDRHFKPDDYRISIQRKLLIQTSSVPTLQPKLKHGFGLSTSNSLQSSLNSINISNPTLNENTSKNAIYSPVVQGNLRSEIFKLRTGCLLLENTVAELKKGIERLDERCFVVPAEIDRNVAEDTGDQTAINGIEGTPQHQSLTTLLLEKTNDDPCNTNTRLPEQDSEKDATASTEIAENVTKATCGSNSTMFSVVECIDSLSNADVAPPEDHSKKVAFVESESVENVLKDTHNIDSILQFPGVSNDDLHNTQERLEQHSEEIAIAESVENIAEDGYSIYIDSSMPPLEISNDVLHSSEDPLEQFSKEVARSETSRNVGENNRNFSTVASLENSNSSPCNTETQPNEHFEKEAYVEHVDEDNQFPNLTALSTQILNDDGRCNAEVQSQQHSEGDSASKDSQNCFSDLTQTTNDVPLDVLDNDEVVSGISVSPQINCQLRRNDTFTNSNNEQFDEARDGQTLRMEQVQVTTQQPNCNDEQNVFQCNGHASTSAGCSKRQKNDDEGPTTRSAKKKKELPSAATTIQTSDSVPKKVGGVLMRDSPPYCCNICDKTFSDKHVRTRHQREHLKRFKCRKCGKQFPYKSYLIKHQRTQSEKRMRDSPPYCCNICDKTFSDKCVWTKHQRKHPQRFYCRKCDKRCVSKSHLIQHEATHNKNKPHKCSFCDTRFKHKYNKVRHERYMHTEVTCFECAVCGKMFNYKHSIIQHLRVHSVRKPFRCQACGTRFSRKDHLVDHKRTHSEEKKFKCGICNKLFKHICSKISHERLHAEGSRFECALCGRKYRTKTGLAYHISHNCS from the exons ATGAATTTATTGAATAGTTTTTCGAGAGAAGAATCCGCGAGACGAGTGCATAACATCGGCTGCTGTCATTCTGCCTCACATCAATATACAAACCATAACTCGAGGCAGTTCAGAGACGATGCTTGTACATCTGGTCTTAGAAG TGAACTTCTCGAGAATGAAGCCGAAGAAAAAGACTTATGCGTTGTATGTGGATGGGTCTCAGCCAACGAATTTTTTAG ttTTCCAAGTGATGTTGGCACTCGAAAGCAGTGGGCTACCTTCTGCGACTTACCTCTTGACAAGATAAAACCGCATTTTCACCTTTGTGACAGACATTTTAAACCTGACGATTATCGAATCTCGATTCAACGTAAATTATTGATACAGACAAGTAGTGTTCCAACATTGCAACCAAAACTGAAACACGGCTTCGGACTTTCAACTAGCAACAGTTTACAATCTAGTTTAAATTCCATCAACATCTCCAACCCAACGTTGAATGAAAATACATCGAAAAATGCGATATACAGCCCTGTCGTCCAAg GTAATCttcgatctgaaattttcaaattaagaaCTGGTTGTTTACTTCTCGAAAACACTGTAGCCGAATTGAAAAAAGGAATCGAGCGACTAGACGAGAGATGCTTTG ttgtACCAGCAGAAATTGACAGAAACGTAGCAGAAGATACTGGCGACCAAACTGCCATAAATGGCATTGAAGGTACTCCCCAGCATCAAAGTTTGACTACCTTATTGTTAGAAAAGACGAACGATGATCCTTGTAATACAAATACACGACTACCTGAGCAGGACTCTGAAAAAG atGCGACTGCAAGCACAGAAATTGCCGAAAATGTTACAAAAGCGACTTGTGGCTCAAATTCGACTATGTTTTCCGTAGTAGAGTGTATCGACAGTCTTTCTAACGCAGACGTGGCGCCGCCTGAAGACCATTCAAAAAAAG TTGCGTTTGTGGAATCGGAATCTGTCGAAAATGTTCTCAAAGATACTCATAACATAGACTCGATCCTTCAATTTCCAGGAGTGTCGAATGACGATCTGCATAATACGCAAGAAAGACTTGAACAACATTCTGAAGAAA TTGCGATCGCAGAATCCGTCGAAAATATTGCTGAAGATGGTTATTCCATATACATAGATTCAAGTATGCCTCCCCTAGAAATATCGAACGATGTCCTTCATAGTTCGGAGGATCCACTTGAGCAATTCTCTAAAGAAG TTGCGCGCTCAGAAACTTCCAGAAATGTTGGTGAGAATAATCGCAATTTTTCGACTGTGGCTTCCCTAGAAAATTCGAATAGCAGTCCATGTAATACGGAGACACAACCAAATGAACACTTCGAAAAAG AAGCCTATGTGGAACATGTTGACGAAGAtaatcaatttccaaatttgactGCCCTCTCCACACAAATATTGAATGACGACGGTCGTTGTAACGCAGAAGTGCAATCGCAACAACATTCTGAAGGGG ATTCCGCCTCAAAAGATTCACAGAACTGTTTCTCTGATCTGACACAAACGACGAATGATGTGCCCTTGGATGTGCTCGACAACGATGAGGTTGTCAGTGGTATTTCTGTCAGTCCTCAAATTAACTGTCAATT gCGTAGGAATGATACCTTTACCAATTCAAATAATGAACAATTCGATGAAGCACGCGATGGGCAAACACTGCGAATGGAACAAGTGCAAGTGACAACCCAACAACCAAATTGTAATGATGAGCAAAATGTGTTCCAG TGCAATGGGCATGCCTCTACTTCAGCTGGGTGCTCAAAACGCCAAAAAAATGACGACGAGGGCCCGACTACTCGCTctgccaaaaagaaaaaagaacttcCTAGTGCAGCTACCACTATACAAACCTCGGACAGTGTTCCAAAAAAG GTAGGAGGAGTACTGATGCGAGATTCACCTCCATACTGTTGCAATATTTGTGATAAAACGTTTTCCGATAAACATGTTCGGACAAGGCATCAGCGAGAACATTTGAAACGGTTTAAGTGCCGAAAGTGTGGAAAACAGTTTCCTTACAAATCCTACCTCATTAAACATCAAAGAACTCAAAGTGAAAAGAGGATGCGAGATTCACCTCCATACTGTTGCAATATTTGCGATAAAACGTTTTCCGATAAATGTGTTTGGACGAAACACCAGCGAAAACATCCACAGCGGTTTTACTGCCGAAAGTGTGACAAACGGTGTGTTTCTAAATCCCACCTCATTCAACATGAAGCAACTCATAACAAAAATAAACCCCATAAATGCAGTTTTTGTGACACTAGATTCAAGCACAAGTACAATAAAGTACGGCACGAACGATATATGCATACGGAAGTCACTTGTTTTGAGTGTGCTGTTTGCGGGAAAATGTTTAACTACAAACATAGTATCATTCAGCACCTGCGAGTACATTCTGTTCGAAAACCATTTCGTTGCCAAGCCTGTGGCACAAGATTTTCTCGTAAGGACCACCTTGTTGATCATAAAAGGACGCATAGtgaagaaaagaaattcaaatgcGGCATATGCAACAAGCTATTCAAACACATTTGCAGTAAGATAAGCCATGAACGTTTACATGCAGAGGGTTCTCGTTTTGAATGCGCCCTATGTGGCAGGAAGTATCGCACGAAAACGGGTTTAGCCTATCACATATCACATAATTGCAGTTAG